TCCGGATTCTGAATCGGAGGAACATAGTCCGTGAAGCACCAGATGGTGCATGGCCTCGAGCTCTTTTGCGAGGTCCGAGAACCTCTGTGAGTAGAGAGTTGGGGGCGTGAACGTGGCATAAGCTCTGAAGATCGAGGTCACCAGCGCTTGAGTATTTGGGTGGTCGAGGTGTTCGACAAGCAGGTCCGCCAGAATCTTCTTCTGAGCGTCTTTGAAGGCCTCAAACTCGCGGTGAACAGCATCACAGGCGCAATGAACCAACTCGGTGGCATGTGCACCTGGCTCGGCTATCCGGATGAAGGCGTCCACACGTGCATTCATCATGGCCATGAACTTTCCGGAGAACTCGGCGTGCTGTGCAGCTGCGCCTCGCATTCGCTCAAGCACGTAGGCGTGTTTTCGGCGCGCGAGCTCCGCCAAAATCTCGTCCTTGGACTTAAACTCGAGGTAGACCGTGCCGACACCAATATGCGCCTCTCTGGCAATGTCAGAGATGGTGGTCTTTGAGACACCGTAATGGATGACAAGCCTTTCTGCTGCGATCAATATTTTCTTTTGTCGGCTCTCATCCATTCCTGTTTTGTACCGCCGATCGGCGTGGCACTGCAACACGGAGCTGGTTTCCAAACAGGGTGAAGGTGCCTTTTAATTTTTGAATTCAGTCTTGCGACTTGATACTTTACGCCCTTTACACCGGGGCCAAAGTAGCCATGTTTGGCATAGATTCAGATTTTCAGAACATCCCCAAGGTCAGTTTGCAGATTGTTGATAAGTGTCCTTCTGGAGGCGGAACAGCGGTGGTATCAACCGCCTCCGTTAGTGCGGGGGCTTTGCGGAAGAAGATTAGGTTGAGTTCACCGACTACGCAGATTCACGGAAGGTGCCTATATGCTCGCATGGTGGGGCAGAGTGTTCCGAGTGGTGGATGGAAGGTTTGGGCTGCAACCATGGCATTCTCAAACGATCCCGATTTGCATTGAGGTGGCTATGAGAAACACGGTTCTGGTTTTGTTTTTGGTCGTGTTGTGCTTTGGATGTGTCGAAGAGGAAATCGTTCTGGCGTACCGGTATGACCCTGAAAAGCTCTGTCTGGTGGACTCCGATTCACCCATTGAAGTTGCAAGAAGGGAGCCGAAAGGACCAAATCCAACCACTCTCTTACGACCCACTTGCAGTATTAACGAAGACAGGCGTCTAGTTAGTTTTCAGACCTACTTCACCGAAGAGTTCGTGGATTGCTATCATGTTTGGGAGGAGGTCGTTTATTGGGAGGAGGTTCCGGGAAAGACGAGTATCTCAGATCTTGAGTGCCAAGATTGAACTTGTCGCTGGATGCGGAACGAAGCGCCCTGATCGCGGGTCGCAAGTAGGTGTTTGCAATGAAGTATGTACTCGTTTGCCTGGTTTTCCTTTGGGGGAGTTCGGCCTGCGTTGAGGATCAAGAGGAGGTTGTAGCCTACGAGTATGACCCAGCGAGGCTTTGTGTCGTAGATGCGAACTCACCCGTAGTGCTTGCTCATCGTGAGCCCCGTCAACGAAACCCCCTGCTATTCATCAGTCCCACTTGCAGCATCAATCAGGAGAGGCGCCTC
This Microvenator marinus DNA region includes the following protein-coding sequences:
- a CDS encoding TetR/AcrR family transcriptional regulator, coding for MDESRQKKILIAAERLVIHYGVSKTTISDIAREAHIGVGTVYLEFKSKDEILAELARRKHAYVLERMRGAAAQHAEFSGKFMAMMNARVDAFIRIAEPGAHATELVHCACDAVHREFEAFKDAQKKILADLLVEHLDHPNTQALVTSIFRAYATFTPPTLYSQRFSDLAKELEAMHHLVLHGLCSSDSESGE